DNA sequence from the Methanomicrobiales archaeon genome:
AGATCGCCCGGGTTCACCAGGCCGTCCGCATCCACGGGCAGGTAGGTGACCGGGAATCCCTGCTTCTCCAGCCACTGGCAGGGGTGGAGGACCGCGTGGTGCTCGATCGCCGAGGTGACGATGTGGCTGCCCTTCCTGCGGTTGGCGAACGCCACCCCCTTGATCGCCCAGTTGTCCGCCTCCGTCCCGCCGGAGGTGAAGTAGATCTCCGCCGGATCCGCCCCGATCGCCGCCGCCACCTTCTGCCGCGCCAGCTCCACCGCCTCCCGCGCCTCCCGGGCGATGCGGTAGAGGGAGGAGGGGTTGCCGAAGTTCTCCGTCAGGTAAGGGCTCATCGCCCGCACGACGTCGGGATCGGTCGGGGTGGTGGCCGCATGGTCCATGTACACGAGCCGCTCTTCTGCCATGGTGCTCCCGTCAGGTACTGTTATAAGCCCCTTCCATGTTAAGATTCCCGATGGGGACATGCCCCACCCGCCCGCTGCGGCAAGTGTTTTATACTCGCGAGGCCAATCACAATTGTGAATTCCACACAATATTCAATATTGTGAGCCCTTAAATGTTGTGATACCATGAAAGTCCCCTGCCAGATTATCGTATGGGATGTGCTTCCGGCGATTCGGGCGGCAATCGCCGAAGAACTGGTACGAAGCGGCGTCTCTCAGCTCGAGGCGGCACGGATGCTGGATATGGCCCCCTCCGCGGTCTCGCAGTACCTCTCGAAGAAGCGCGGATACCGCATCGTTTTCGAGGAGGAGGTGAAGACCTCCATCCGCCAGCTGGCGCAGGACCTCAGGGACGGTAGAGTGCAGGACCTGGGAAACCGCATCTGCGAGATCTGCCAGCAGCTCCGGGGAGAGGACGGCGGTGAAGGCCCCTGTGGCATGTAGGGCTCCGTCCTCTCCACCGAAGCAGGTCCAGGGCTTTCCTGCTCGGACTGGAGAGCATGGCGTCGAACCGGATTTG
Encoded proteins:
- a CDS encoding transcriptional regulator, with the translated sequence MKVPCQIIVWDVLPAIRAAIAEELVRSGVSQLEAARMLDMAPSAVSQYLSKKRGYRIVFEEEVKTSIRQLAQDLRDGRVQDLGNRICEICQQLRGEDGGEGPCGM